One window of Candidatus Methylocalor cossyra genomic DNA carries:
- a CDS encoding cytochrome b/b6 domain-containing protein: protein MSQRILVWDLPTRVFHWSFALTFAGAYLTAESERWQPVHLRLGYTFLILLAFRLVWGLVGTRYARFADFVRGPRATLDYLRGLLQGRPQPYLGHNPAGAVAILSLLLLGAMVALSGWVLDSRWGGEPAEEWHEVAANLMLALVGLHVLGVLVSSWLHRENLVRAMITGRKQGPSAAAIGDAKPWLAWLLLAGLAGFWGWDTPSLSSLPATASGEAVDDD from the coding sequence ATGTCGCAACGCATTTTGGTGTGGGATCTCCCCACCCGGGTATTCCACTGGTCATTCGCGCTGACATTCGCAGGGGCCTATCTGACCGCGGAGAGCGAGCGCTGGCAGCCGGTACACCTACGGCTGGGCTATACCTTTCTGATCCTGCTGGCATTCCGCCTGGTGTGGGGACTGGTCGGCACGCGCTATGCGCGGTTCGCCGACTTCGTGCGCGGCCCGCGGGCGACCCTGGACTATCTGCGCGGACTGCTGCAGGGACGGCCGCAGCCGTACCTCGGACACAATCCGGCCGGGGCGGTGGCGATCCTGTCCCTGCTGCTCTTGGGCGCCATGGTCGCCCTGTCGGGATGGGTGCTGGACAGCCGGTGGGGAGGCGAGCCCGCCGAAGAGTGGCACGAAGTCGCCGCCAACCTCATGCTGGCGCTGGTCGGGCTGCACGTCTTGGGGGTACTGGTAAGCAGCTGGCTGCACCGCGAAAATCTGGTCCGGGCCATGATCACCGGGAGGAAACAGGGCCCGTCTGCCGCCGCCATCGGGGATGCCAAGCCCTGGCTGGCCTGGCTGTTGCTCGCCGGCCTGGCGGGCTTTTGGGGCTGGGACACGCCTTCCCTTTCCTCCCTCCCGGCCACGGCCTCCGGGGAGGCGGTCGACGACGATTGA
- a CDS encoding response regulator transcription factor codes for MRVLVVEDDALLGDALQAGLKQAGFAVDWVRDGLAADRALAAEPFAAVVLDLGLPKLDGPELLRRLRAAKNPIPVLILTARDALPERIAGLDAGADDYLVKPCDLGELAARLRALLRRAAGQAAPQIDIGPLHIDPAARRVSYRGRTVGLSAREFALLHELAREAGRVLSKEQLEQRLYPWDEAIGSNAIEVHVHHLRRKLAPEVIVTLRGVGYFLPKELP; via the coding sequence ATGCGCGTCCTGGTCGTCGAAGACGACGCCCTGCTGGGAGATGCCCTCCAGGCAGGGCTGAAACAGGCCGGCTTCGCCGTGGATTGGGTGCGGGACGGCCTGGCCGCGGACCGGGCCCTGGCGGCGGAACCCTTCGCCGCCGTGGTGCTCGACCTCGGCCTGCCGAAGTTGGACGGCCCGGAGCTGCTCCGACGGCTGCGGGCTGCCAAGAATCCCATACCGGTCCTGATCCTGACCGCGCGGGATGCCCTGCCCGAGCGAATCGCCGGGCTCGACGCCGGGGCCGACGACTATCTGGTCAAGCCCTGCGATCTCGGCGAGTTGGCCGCCCGGCTTAGGGCCTTGCTCCGGCGCGCGGCGGGCCAGGCGGCACCGCAGATCGACATCGGCCCGCTGCACATCGATCCCGCGGCCCGCCGGGTCAGCTACCGCGGCCGTACGGTCGGCCTGTCGGCCCGGGAATTCGCCCTGTTGCACGAGCTGGCCCGGGAGGCGGGACGGGTCTTGTCGAAAGAGCAATTGGAACAGCGCCTCTATCCCTGGGACGAGGCCATCGGCTCCAACGCCATCGAAGTGCACGTCCATCATCTGCGCCGCAAGCTCGCCCCCGAGGTGATCGTCACCCTGCGCGGCGTCGGTTATTTCCTGCCCAAGGAGCTGCCGTGA
- a CDS encoding sensor histidine kinase N-terminal domain-containing protein, with protein MRHPGSLRQRLLVLVLSAVGVTWLLVAATAYLAARHELDELLDAHLAQTAAVLMAHVLEEEHEGDLAIGPVPQLHRYARRLAFQVWDQDRLLLRSPSAPSTRLSPLDYGFSRGGAGQGWRVFSARLPGRTALIQVAERSAPAGR; from the coding sequence GTGAGGCACCCCGGATCCCTGCGCCAGCGGCTGCTGGTCCTGGTACTCTCGGCGGTGGGGGTGACTTGGCTGCTGGTGGCCGCGACCGCCTACCTGGCCGCCCGGCACGAGCTGGACGAATTGCTGGACGCCCATTTGGCCCAGACCGCCGCCGTCCTGATGGCCCACGTCCTCGAAGAGGAACACGAGGGCGATCTCGCGATCGGGCCGGTGCCGCAACTGCACCGCTATGCCCGCCGACTCGCCTTTCAAGTCTGGGACCAGGACCGGCTCCTGCTCCGTTCCCCGTCCGCGCCCTCGACCCGGCTGTCGCCGCTGGACTACGGCTTCAGCCGGGGTGGCGCCGGCCAAGGCTGGCGGGTATTCAGTGCTCGCCTGCCCGGCCGCACCGCTCTGATCCAAGTGGCGGAGCGGTCGGCGCCCGCCGGGAGGTGA
- a CDS encoding ATP-binding protein: MSDQVAEHLLAPIAIGLPLLGLALALAIGQGLKPLLEVSRQVARCDAQRLAPLPSRDVPAEIKPLIDQLNGLFGRIAESLANERRFTADAAHELRTPIAAIRAQAQVAQQARDPDTRNHALDGLVRGCERAAQLIDQLLTLARLDARAGPPQGHCDLLPVVRTVLAELAPWAHGRGIALELLGDESVPVPADETLLLQVLVRNLVDNAVRYSPAGQTVTVRVAAEPRAVRLEVLDRGPGIPAAERDRVLGRFYRLAGYEEGAGLGLSIALRIAELCGARLELLDHPEGPGLCATVRFPKA; this comes from the coding sequence GTGAGCGATCAGGTCGCGGAGCACCTCCTGGCGCCGATCGCCATCGGGCTGCCCCTACTCGGCCTGGCTCTGGCGCTGGCCATCGGGCAGGGCCTGAAGCCCTTGCTGGAGGTGAGCCGACAAGTCGCCCGGTGCGACGCCCAGCGCCTGGCGCCACTGCCCAGCCGGGACGTACCCGCCGAAATCAAACCCTTAATCGACCAGCTCAACGGGCTGTTCGGGCGCATCGCCGAATCCCTCGCCAACGAACGCCGCTTCACCGCCGATGCCGCCCACGAGCTGCGCACCCCGATCGCCGCCATCCGAGCCCAGGCGCAGGTGGCGCAACAAGCCCGCGACCCCGACACCCGCAATCACGCCTTGGATGGCCTGGTGCGGGGCTGCGAGCGGGCGGCTCAGCTGATCGACCAGCTCTTGACCCTGGCCCGCCTCGACGCCCGCGCCGGGCCGCCCCAAGGGCACTGCGATCTGCTCCCCGTGGTCCGAACGGTGCTGGCGGAGCTGGCGCCCTGGGCCCATGGGCGCGGCATCGCGCTGGAACTGCTGGGGGACGAAAGCGTCCCGGTGCCGGCGGACGAGACCCTGCTGCTCCAGGTGCTGGTGCGCAACCTGGTGGACAACGCGGTTCGCTACAGCCCCGCGGGCCAGACCGTGACCGTGCGCGTCGCGGCGGAACCGCGCGCCGTGCGCCTGGAGGTGCTGGACCGCGGCCCGGGCATCCCGGCCGCCGAGCGGGACCGGGTGCTCGGCCGCTTCTACCGGCTGGCCGGTTACGAAGAAGGCGCCGGCCTGGGCTTGTCCATCGCCCTGCGCATCGCCGAGCTGTGCGGCGCCCGCCTGGAGCTGCTCGACCACCCGGAAGGCCCCGGGCTGTGCGCCACGGTGCGCTTTCCTAAGGCGTGA
- a CDS encoding competence/damage-inducible protein A → MSSPIAEILSQGDEVVGGEIVDTNAAWLARRLTGLGFELVRHTTVGDDLEALTAALGGIAKRAELCLSSGGLGPTCDDLTAEAASRAFDLPLALDPVALAGIEAHFARLGRPMAAINAKQAWLPRGAERLDNLWGTAPGFALTVGRCRLVFLPGVPGEMKAMFRHWVEPDLRRRFALRPARSVVLHTVGVGEATLQERLAGAALPAAVRLGFRALGTENQVKLQFPADFPDSEVERAVLGARRALGQAVYAVGSGADVNLERVVGRRLAALKARLFIVETVSGGALVGRCAGRDWLAGALVLPSPEGLPTGLELGTHSACSPLVAAEQSGADYVLVQGGAALGPNTVEGHFTLFGRGARVHETRVVGGEPSRRRHLIAALTLDFLRRRLEALVPGERAPEDPQASRPGGFTP, encoded by the coding sequence ATGTCGAGTCCGATCGCGGAGATCCTTTCCCAAGGCGACGAGGTGGTCGGCGGCGAAATCGTCGATACCAATGCCGCCTGGTTGGCGCGCCGCCTTACCGGGCTCGGGTTCGAGCTGGTTCGGCATACCACGGTAGGGGATGACCTGGAGGCGCTGACCGCGGCGCTGGGCGGGATCGCCAAGCGCGCCGAGCTGTGCCTCAGCAGCGGCGGGCTCGGTCCCACCTGCGACGATCTCACCGCCGAAGCGGCCAGCCGTGCCTTCGACCTGCCGCTGGCCTTAGATCCGGTGGCACTGGCGGGGATCGAAGCCCACTTCGCCCGGCTGGGACGCCCCATGGCCGCAATCAACGCCAAGCAGGCGTGGCTGCCGCGGGGGGCGGAACGGCTGGACAACCTCTGGGGTACCGCGCCCGGTTTTGCCTTGACGGTGGGCCGCTGCCGTCTGGTGTTCCTACCCGGGGTGCCGGGGGAGATGAAAGCCATGTTCCGCCATTGGGTGGAACCGGATTTGCGCCGGCGCTTCGCCCTCCGCCCGGCCCGCTCGGTGGTCCTGCACACGGTCGGGGTCGGCGAAGCGACTTTGCAGGAGCGGCTCGCCGGCGCTGCCTTGCCGGCCGCAGTAAGGCTGGGTTTCCGGGCCTTGGGGACGGAGAACCAGGTCAAGCTGCAGTTCCCGGCGGATTTCCCGGACTCCGAAGTGGAACGGGCGGTCCTCGGGGCGCGGCGGGCACTCGGCCAGGCGGTCTATGCGGTTGGCTCCGGGGCGGACGTCAACCTGGAACGCGTGGTCGGGCGGCGCCTTGCGGCCCTGAAGGCCCGGCTGTTCATTGTGGAAACCGTGAGCGGGGGCGCCCTGGTCGGCCGTTGTGCCGGGCGCGATTGGCTGGCGGGTGCCCTGGTATTGCCAAGCCCTGAAGGCTTGCCCACAGGGCTGGAGCTCGGCACGCACTCCGCCTGCAGCCCGCTGGTCGCGGCAGAGCAGAGCGGCGCCGATTACGTGCTGGTCCAAGGCGGTGCGGCGCTGGGGCCGAACACCGTGGAGGGCCATTTCACCTTGTTCGGGCGCGGCGCCCGGGTTCACGAGACCCGGGTCGTCGGCGGCGAGCCATCCCGCCGGCGCCACCTGATCGCCGCGCTGACCTTGGATTTCCTGCGACGCCGGCTCGAGGCCTTGGTTCCCGGCGAGAGGGCCCCGGAGGACCCGCAGGCTTCCCGCCCGGGCGGCTTCACGCCTTAG
- a CDS encoding NAD(P)-dependent oxidoreductase, producing the protein MKLLVIGGSRGIGRQLVEQALQAGHEVTVLARDPRRLAPHERLRSMPGDVLDADAVRRAMAGQQAVCLSLGIPPTWKPVTVFSQGTANTLQAMGEAGVRRLVCVTGIGAGDSKGHGGFLYDRIAQPLLLRTIYQDKDRQEALIKASGLDWVIVRPGFLTNGPLTGRYRVLTDLTGVTAGRISRADVAHFLLQALASDRYLGQTPLLTQ; encoded by the coding sequence ATGAAACTTCTGGTGATAGGTGGCAGCCGGGGCATAGGTCGGCAGCTGGTCGAACAGGCCTTGCAGGCGGGCCATGAAGTCACCGTCCTGGCTCGCGATCCCCGCCGGCTAGCCCCCCACGAACGGCTCCGCAGCATGCCGGGCGACGTGCTGGACGCGGATGCGGTACGGCGGGCCATGGCCGGGCAGCAGGCGGTGTGCCTGAGCCTCGGGATCCCTCCTACCTGGAAACCGGTCACGGTATTTTCGCAGGGGACTGCCAACACCCTCCAGGCGATGGGCGAGGCCGGGGTGCGGCGTTTGGTGTGCGTCACCGGCATCGGTGCCGGCGACAGCAAGGGCCACGGCGGATTTCTCTACGACCGCATCGCCCAGCCGCTGCTGCTGCGCACCATCTACCAGGACAAGGATCGCCAGGAGGCCCTGATCAAGGCCAGCGGCTTGGACTGGGTCATCGTGCGTCCCGGTTTTCTGACCAACGGACCTTTGACCGGGCGCTACCGGGTGCTCACGGACCTCACCGGGGTCACGGCTGGGCGGATTTCCCGCGCCGACGTCGCCCATTTTTTGCTCCAGGCGCTTGCCTCCGACCGCTATCTCGGGCAGACGCCGTTGTTGACCCAATGA
- a CDS encoding class I SAM-dependent methyltransferase, producing MYRWNPEDYARHSSGQEAWARELLTGLALSPEDRVLDIGCGDGRITAELARRVPAGAVVGVDLSEDMVLYASNQFPTAVHPNLTFRQADARDLPFEAEFTLVFSNAALHWVRDHRPVLAGIARALQPGGRCRMEMGGRGNAAALLAAFEAVAGAAEWQQDFLEGFELPFGFHDVDDYRRWLEGAGLRPGRVQRVDKDMVHADRTAFLGWLRTAWHPYSARVAAERRGRFLEAVVDRYLSAYPPDRAGQIHVTMVRLQVEAYKPVPGT from the coding sequence ATGTATCGCTGGAATCCGGAAGACTATGCCCGCCACTCGAGCGGCCAGGAAGCCTGGGCCCGGGAACTTCTCACCGGCCTGGCACTCAGCCCCGAGGACCGCGTACTGGACATCGGCTGCGGGGACGGGCGCATCACCGCCGAGCTTGCCAGGCGGGTGCCAGCGGGCGCCGTGGTCGGCGTCGATCTTTCGGAAGATATGGTCCTGTATGCCTCGAACCAGTTCCCCACCGCGGTTCATCCCAATCTCACCTTCCGCCAGGCGGATGCCCGGGACCTGCCGTTTGAGGCGGAATTCACCCTGGTGTTTTCCAATGCCGCCCTGCATTGGGTGCGGGATCATCGGCCGGTCCTAGCCGGCATCGCCCGCGCCCTGCAGCCGGGCGGACGGTGCCGAATGGAAATGGGCGGCCGGGGGAATGCCGCGGCCTTGTTGGCAGCGTTCGAAGCCGTGGCCGGCGCAGCGGAGTGGCAGCAGGATTTCCTGGAAGGCTTCGAGCTCCCCTTCGGCTTCCACGACGTCGATGACTACCGCCGCTGGCTGGAAGGGGCGGGGCTGCGCCCGGGGCGGGTGCAGCGGGTGGACAAGGATATGGTGCACGCCGATCGCACCGCCTTCCTCGGCTGGCTGCGCACCGCCTGGCATCCTTACAGCGCGCGGGTGGCGGCGGAACGGCGCGGGCGTTTTCTGGAGGCCGTCGTCGACCGTTACCTGTCGGCCTATCCACCCGACCGGGCGGGGCAGATCCACGTCACCATGGTGCGCCTCCAGGTCGAAGCGTACAAACCGGTGCCCGGAACTTGA
- the aroE gene encoding shikimate dehydrogenase: MTSRSEPLDRYAVFGHPIGHSRSPRIHALFARQTGQALVYTAEDVAPDAFEGAVRRFFREGGKGLNCTVPLKELAFRLADRVSPRAARCKAVNTLALQGDGRLLGDNTDGVGLVRDLTCNLGLVLAGRRILVLGAGGAARGILAPLLEQRPARLVIANRTPSKARQLAAEFAELGPVSGGGLGELGTERFDLILNATAASLSGQLPALPKDLLVAGGTCYDLAYGSEPTPFLRWGWAAGAALSADGLGMLVEQAAEAFQLWRGVRPETGPVIRALQAELHGPDGLAPKP; this comes from the coding sequence GTGACCTCCCGATCCGAGCCGCTCGACCGTTACGCCGTGTTCGGCCACCCCATCGGCCATAGCCGCTCGCCGCGCATCCATGCCCTGTTTGCGCGGCAGACCGGGCAGGCGCTGGTCTATACCGCCGAGGACGTGGCCCCGGATGCCTTCGAAGGGGCGGTTCGGCGCTTCTTCCGGGAAGGCGGCAAGGGGCTCAACTGCACTGTGCCGCTGAAAGAGCTGGCGTTTCGCCTGGCCGACCGGGTGAGCCCGCGGGCGGCGCGGTGCAAGGCGGTCAATACCCTGGCGCTGCAGGGGGATGGTCGCCTGCTGGGCGACAACACCGATGGCGTCGGCCTGGTGCGCGACCTCACCTGTAACCTGGGCCTGGTCTTGGCGGGCCGGCGCATCCTGGTACTGGGAGCAGGCGGGGCGGCGCGGGGCATCCTGGCGCCGCTGTTGGAACAACGGCCGGCGCGGCTGGTGATCGCCAACCGCACCCCGTCCAAAGCCCGGCAGCTGGCGGCCGAGTTCGCCGAGCTCGGCCCCGTGTCCGGCGGCGGCCTCGGGGAGCTGGGGACCGAACGCTTCGACCTGATCCTCAACGCCACCGCCGCCAGCCTGAGCGGCCAGTTGCCGGCCCTGCCGAAGGACCTGTTGGTTGCGGGCGGCACCTGTTACGACCTCGCCTACGGCAGCGAACCGACGCCCTTCCTGCGCTGGGGATGGGCGGCGGGGGCGGCGTTGAGCGCCGACGGCCTCGGCATGCTGGTGGAACAGGCCGCCGAGGCGTTCCAGCTTTGGCGTGGGGTCCGGCCGGAAACCGGGCCGGTCATTCGGGCCCTGCAAGCGGAGCTGCACGGCCCTGACGGCTTGGCGCCTAAGCCTTAG
- a CDS encoding putative metal-binding motif-containing protein, with protein sequence MKNSHRYTLIAAGVVAALPPGALAHNGPHTMTTDARLSYSESYTRRVKGGQEVGSEFLQLEGHFRFNQDMGLSDMSPDTPYDIMIQGKPLAAGKLGDAIQKKFKAKSGVAVINTGGHGRLKFTWSRQGIRFTLTWRGEPALAAGFKDHSGRIDIPKAPIDIMIGKLHGYFDVPTAGLAKTNQKSGATFGKVVLKGRAKSAGLNTVDRDADTYTADVDCNDFDVRVHPGAQEATLDGVDSNCDGRDSGVAQVVETFKIRGSSYSSPVVNFRNASQPGPGTPQYGPLRDFTGYNKSFEAPVGKTSFYDPTTGIKWNDDTIVPASDGQDIWRGWTHTGKWSFLNGAAGDRFTLSVQRAASEANLKGAHPGFILFWRPEGAPLFWAGTQDLAAGQTTLPADSDIVVGHVLVQRADYTLQGLPKKADHRAPVGVDTALYPMKDDSYTLYYVDSGYDADLYDPAKQLIMHPTALKALALTDGVAGSLSKTITLPKTGYYLLYTGNVLEVADWGIGTDGKLTTRGETWDLPAKGVGLSITLSKP encoded by the coding sequence ATGAAGAACAGCCACCGCTATACCCTAATTGCCGCCGGCGTCGTCGCGGCGCTGCCGCCCGGGGCGCTTGCCCACAACGGCCCGCACACCATGACCACCGATGCTCGTCTCAGCTATTCCGAGTCCTATACACGGCGGGTCAAGGGCGGGCAGGAAGTCGGCTCCGAGTTTCTCCAATTGGAGGGGCACTTCAGATTCAACCAGGACATGGGGCTCTCGGATATGTCGCCGGATACCCCGTACGACATCATGATTCAAGGCAAGCCGCTGGCGGCGGGCAAGCTGGGCGACGCCATTCAGAAAAAATTCAAGGCCAAGAGCGGGGTGGCCGTCATCAACACCGGCGGCCATGGTCGGCTGAAGTTCACCTGGAGCCGGCAGGGGATACGGTTCACCTTGACCTGGCGGGGCGAGCCGGCCCTTGCCGCCGGTTTCAAGGATCACTCCGGTCGCATCGACATCCCGAAAGCGCCGATCGATATCATGATCGGCAAGCTGCACGGCTACTTCGATGTTCCCACGGCGGGCCTGGCCAAGACTAACCAGAAGAGCGGCGCCACGTTCGGCAAGGTGGTCTTGAAGGGCCGAGCCAAGTCAGCTGGCCTCAACACCGTGGACCGGGACGCCGATACTTATACCGCCGACGTGGATTGCAACGACTTTGACGTCCGCGTCCATCCCGGCGCCCAGGAGGCCACCCTCGACGGCGTGGATTCCAACTGCGATGGGCGCGATTCGGGCGTTGCCCAGGTGGTCGAGACCTTCAAGATTCGCGGCAGCAGCTATTCCAGCCCGGTCGTCAACTTCAGGAATGCGTCACAGCCCGGGCCGGGCACGCCGCAGTACGGACCCTTGCGGGATTTCACCGGCTACAACAAAAGCTTCGAGGCGCCGGTGGGCAAGACCTCGTTCTACGATCCCACCACAGGCATCAAATGGAATGACGACACCATAGTCCCGGCCAGCGACGGCCAGGACATCTGGCGCGGCTGGACCCACACCGGCAAATGGTCCTTCCTCAACGGGGCCGCCGGCGACAGGTTCACCCTCAGCGTGCAGCGGGCCGCCTCCGAAGCCAACCTGAAAGGCGCCCATCCCGGCTTCATCCTGTTCTGGCGGCCGGAAGGCGCGCCGCTGTTCTGGGCCGGTACCCAGGACTTGGCGGCGGGGCAGACGACACTGCCCGCCGACTCGGACATCGTGGTGGGTCACGTGCTGGTGCAGCGCGCCGACTATACCCTGCAGGGACTGCCCAAGAAGGCCGATCACCGCGCGCCGGTGGGGGTAGATACCGCCCTGTACCCCATGAAGGACGACAGCTACACGCTGTACTACGTGGATTCCGGCTACGACGCCGACCTGTATGACCCCGCCAAGCAGCTCATCATGCACCCCACCGCCCTGAAGGCGCTGGCGCTGACCGATGGTGTCGCCGGATCCCTCAGCAAGACCATCACGCTGCCCAAAACCGGCTATTACCTCCTCTATACCGGCAATGTGCTGGAGGTGGCTGATTGGGGCATCGGCACCGACGGCAAGCTCACCACTCGCGGCGAAACCTGGGACCTGCCGGCCAAAGGCGTGGGCCTCAGCATCACCCTCTCCAAGCCCTAA
- a CDS encoding cytochrome c peroxidase, with protein sequence MSHTPLAPTVAHAFGQLPFLALLLVFPGAVPPVQAHGALVFPFSLKEVRPPEIPGLGRVVKNRKAALVLGKALFWDMNVGSDGMACASCHFHAGADNRVKNVLNPGGKRTLTDARGTALYPALGPGFKPTASGAPGGPNYTMTAADFPFVQFQDPNDGGSPTTAETDNVMSSPGTFAGEFRAATKTGPGFDDCDRTGHDGLFQVGGIRTRQVEPRHTPTVINAALFHRQFWDGRASNVFNGVNGEGLRDPEAAVWLYVNGRSKRQKLRLQNSALASQAVVPPISNQEMSCNGRTFPDIGRRLLHRRALERQAVHPEDSVLARWRSPQGNGLRPTYAQLIRKAFHSRYWAGKASRNNPAMFGEPAHSGAPYSHMEANFALFFGLAVQEYLRTLISDQAPVDSDKVQVCFDGQELHPTANCPSPNFLIEAPRAMTSAQLRGLQHFINAHCILCHTGPLASTAISPEIVTVSGKKKLRPRPGSYTLVDRTNDPLGGVRLMDVGFANTGVTHYSFDPGIGADSANNPGRPLSFARQYLSQLVGNPGGVFEDLKVRPCLFTVPFQRASKSDPYGFPDSQLQPDPQGAVGCTLPQLAVIPTPEAAAAQAAKAEASGESLLRAGVAGTFKIPTLRNVELTAPYFHNGSALSLNQVIDFYKRAGNYSSRDKVVEMPTLSDIIGNDQGPKNDLIAFLKALTDERVRDEAAPFDHPQLRVPNGHRGDHRAVRDDDRDGLADDAMLEIPAVGRRGRTAQGLAPIQPLQDTIPGANRIP encoded by the coding sequence ATGTCCCACACCCCTCTAGCGCCCACCGTGGCGCATGCCTTCGGGCAGCTGCCTTTCCTGGCGTTGCTGTTGGTGTTTCCGGGTGCCGTACCGCCGGTTCAGGCCCATGGGGCGCTGGTGTTTCCGTTTTCCCTGAAGGAGGTGCGACCGCCCGAGATTCCCGGCCTCGGGCGGGTCGTGAAGAACCGGAAAGCGGCCCTGGTGCTGGGTAAGGCGTTGTTCTGGGACATGAACGTCGGCAGCGACGGTATGGCCTGCGCCAGCTGCCATTTCCACGCCGGCGCCGACAACCGGGTCAAGAACGTCCTCAACCCGGGCGGCAAGCGGACACTGACGGACGCCCGGGGGACCGCCTTGTATCCTGCCCTGGGGCCGGGCTTCAAGCCCACCGCCAGCGGCGCGCCGGGCGGGCCGAACTACACCATGACCGCCGCCGATTTCCCCTTTGTGCAGTTCCAGGATCCCAACGACGGCGGTTCACCCACCACCGCGGAAACCGATAACGTCATGTCGTCGCCCGGCACCTTCGCCGGCGAGTTCCGCGCGGCTACCAAAACCGGCCCGGGCTTCGACGATTGCGACCGGACTGGCCACGACGGCCTGTTCCAGGTGGGCGGGATCAGAACCCGCCAGGTCGAGCCGCGCCACACGCCGACCGTCATCAACGCGGCGCTGTTTCACCGCCAGTTTTGGGACGGACGGGCCAGCAATGTGTTCAACGGCGTGAACGGCGAAGGACTCCGTGATCCCGAGGCGGCGGTCTGGCTCTACGTGAACGGAAGGTCGAAGCGGCAGAAGCTCCGGCTGCAGAACTCGGCCCTGGCCTCGCAGGCCGTAGTGCCCCCCATCAGCAACCAGGAAATGTCCTGCAACGGCCGCACGTTCCCCGATATCGGGCGGCGGCTGTTGCACCGCCGGGCCCTGGAGCGCCAGGCGGTGCATCCCGAGGACAGCGTGCTGGCCCGCTGGCGGTCACCCCAGGGCAACGGACTCCGGCCGACCTACGCCCAATTGATCCGAAAGGCTTTCCACAGCCGCTACTGGGCGGGCAAGGCATCGCGGAACAACCCAGCAATGTTCGGCGAACCCGCCCATTCCGGCGCGCCTTACAGCCACATGGAGGCCAATTTCGCGCTGTTTTTCGGCCTGGCCGTCCAGGAATACCTGAGAACCCTGATTTCCGATCAGGCGCCGGTGGATTCCGATAAGGTCCAGGTCTGTTTCGACGGCCAGGAACTCCATCCGACGGCGAATTGCCCCAGCCCCAACTTTTTGATCGAGGCCCCCAGGGCCATGACCAGCGCCCAACTCCGGGGTCTACAGCATTTCATCAACGCCCATTGCATTCTCTGCCACACCGGCCCCCTGGCATCCACGGCCATCAGCCCGGAAATCGTGACCGTTTCCGGGAAGAAAAAGCTCCGGCCTCGGCCCGGCAGCTACACCCTGGTCGACCGTACTAACGACCCCTTGGGAGGCGTGCGCCTGATGGACGTCGGCTTCGCCAACACCGGCGTCACCCACTATTCCTTCGATCCCGGAATCGGCGCCGACAGCGCCAACAACCCCGGCCGCCCCCTCTCCTTCGCCCGGCAATATCTGTCCCAACTGGTGGGAAACCCGGGCGGCGTGTTCGAGGACCTAAAGGTACGGCCCTGCCTGTTTACCGTGCCGTTCCAACGGGCCTCGAAATCCGATCCCTACGGCTTCCCGGACAGCCAGCTGCAGCCGGACCCGCAGGGAGCCGTCGGTTGCACGCTCCCCCAATTGGCCGTGATTCCCACGCCGGAAGCGGCGGCTGCCCAGGCGGCCAAAGCCGAAGCGAGCGGCGAAAGCCTACTCCGGGCCGGTGTGGCAGGTACCTTCAAGATTCCCACCCTGCGCAACGTCGAGCTGACCGCGCCCTATTTCCACAACGGCTCGGCCCTCAGCCTCAACCAGGTAATCGATTTCTATAAGCGCGCCGGCAACTATTCAAGCCGCGACAAGGTGGTCGAGATGCCCACCTTAAGCGACATCATCGGCAATGACCAGGGCCCCAAGAACGACCTCATCGCGTTCCTCAAGGCGCTGACCGACGAACGGGTCCGCGACGAAGCGGCGCCCTTCGACCATCCCCAGCTTCGGGTTCCCAACGGGCATCGCGGTGATCACAGGGCGGTGCGCGACGACGACCGCGACGGCCTGGCCGACGACGCGATGCTGGAGATCCCCGCGGTGGGTCGCCGTGGCCGCACCGCCCAAGGCCTGGCCCCGATCCAGCCGCTCCAGGACACCATCCCGGGCGCGAACCGCATTCCCTAG